In Xiphias gladius isolate SHS-SW01 ecotype Sanya breed wild chromosome 6, ASM1685928v1, whole genome shotgun sequence, a single genomic region encodes these proteins:
- the commd2 gene encoding COMM domain-containing protein 2, translating into MLLVLSEDHKEHLAFLPTVEPAVVGEFGRIALEFLRRGSSPKIYEGAARKLCVPVDMVQHGVEGLMFLMTESSKHMISEVDFLDSVLALGFGDELNQILLQLYLQHHSQIRSILRQLPSNLPAYHNLEWRLDVQLASRSVRQQVIPMLTMRLLLTRGCDSRSDNSGRVLQTDPSTLLHLISTLEAALAAMKTSHSRRILRNIK; encoded by the exons ATGCTGCTAGTTTTGTCCGAAGACCACAAGGAGCACCTCGCCTTCCTGCCGACGGTCGAGCCCGCAG TGGTTGGAGAGTTTGGTCGAATAGCTCTGGAGTTCCTACGGAGAGGAAGCAGCCCCAAGATCTATGAGGGAGCAGCCA GGAAGCTGTGCGTTCCTGTGGATATGGTGCAGCATGGAGTGGAAGGCCTGATGTTCCTGATGACGGAGAGCTCCAAACACATG atctCCGAAGTGGATTTCCTGGACTCAGTGTTAGCTTTGGGGTTTGGTGATGAGCTTAACCAGATCCTCTTACAG ctCTACCTGCAGCACCACAGTCAGATCCGCAGCATCCTGCGACAGCTGCCCTCCAATTTACCTGCTTACCACAACCTGGAATGGAGACTGgatgtgcag TTGGCGAGTCGTTCAGTTCGTCAGCAGGTCATTCCCATGCTGACGATGCGTCTGCTCCTAACAAGAGGCTGTGACAGCCGCAGCGACAACAGCGGGAGGGTTCTCCAGACAGACCCCAGCACTCTCCTGCACCTCATCTCCACACTGGAGGCTGCTCTGGCCGCCATGAAAACCAGTCATTCTCGGCGCATATTACGCAACATCAAATAA